In a single window of the Methylophaga frappieri genome:
- a CDS encoding chorismate--pyruvate lyase family protein, translating into MRDFSHWYPRFKGQLPISLATWLQARGSLTARLKGVSQQGFSVNIQRCNWQYPIVDEALALGTKHHAKVFCREVCLMDGDKPQVFARTIVPQGSYRQLQRRLQRIGRNSLGDWLFRTHGVARGRIMISKLPVNHRLCKQACMAADIRPQQLWARRSVFDFKGCQLLVSEVFLTNQFGKPT; encoded by the coding sequence ATGAGAGACTTTAGCCATTGGTATCCGCGTTTTAAAGGGCAGTTGCCAATATCATTGGCGACTTGGTTGCAGGCTCGTGGTTCCCTAACTGCGCGTCTTAAGGGAGTCAGTCAACAGGGTTTTTCAGTCAATATACAGCGTTGTAACTGGCAGTATCCCATCGTTGATGAAGCGCTTGCATTGGGGACTAAGCACCATGCAAAAGTGTTTTGTCGTGAAGTCTGTCTGATGGATGGCGATAAGCCGCAGGTCTTTGCCCGAACAATCGTGCCTCAAGGGAGTTATCGTCAACTTCAACGTCGTCTGCAACGTATCGGCCGGAATTCTCTGGGGGATTGGTTATTTCGAACGCATGGCGTGGCGCGGGGGCGTATCATGATCAGTAAGTTGCCGGTGAATCATCGTCTTTGTAAGCAAGCCTGCATGGCTGCTGATATCCGTCCACAGCAACTCTGGGCAAGGCGTTCGGTGTTCGATTTTAAAGGATGCCAATTACTGGTCAGCGA